The Branchiostoma floridae strain S238N-H82 chromosome 3, Bfl_VNyyK, whole genome shotgun sequence genomic sequence ATCCACCAGAACTTCTCTTTTCTCTCAAGCTCCGTGTCTCATAAGATATCGGATATGTCAGTTTCTCCGGTTTCTTGACGGTTAGACGCAAAACGTCCGCCAGCTTCCCTATCGCGGCCGTCCTTGTGTTTCCGAATGCCAGGACGATACAGAAGTGGGCGCCTGTGCTGCCGAAGAAATCGGTCACTTCTTCATCAGGCCCAGCAGTTAGGATGAAACGCACGTTTGGGTCGGTCCTCAGCTTGTCAATCTGAAAATCAAAAACATGACATCATTTATTGATTAGGTCACAGCaaattgattttatggatgacatcctctgccgACTCCAAATGTAACGAGGGAgggcgagaaaaacaagatgggtgaaaaagatggctagattttcaaaatagacccCATAAACGTTTATATACCAAAACGAAATAACAAgcgacaaaacatagcatcacAGCAAACATGTCttgtatttctgtattcaagaggttCACAGagtgacacttgtgtggtagactggtatcacttaccaagctGACAACTACAGTCACATTGTGTATTTCTTTAACCCACCTGGCCAAAGTCCATGAGATTGCCGGCCCTCTCCAGTTCCTGGAACTTGACCAGGTACATGATGCCGTGTTTCCCAGTCGGGACGGGCGGGGCGTGCCGGATGCCGTGACCCGAGGACAGACTCACATAGTCCATGCGTCCATTCTCAAAGCAGACCGAATATAAGGACTGGTGATGCCTTGAAGCCCGCGCATTGACTTCAATCAACTTGAGCTGAAGTGAACACAATAGTGGGTAAACAAGCAAAATGATGAGAGGTTCAGATGCAACGTCGAGGAAATTCGCCAGGAGTGGCCCAAAATCTGATCATATCTGCGATGGGTCTAGACCTACATTTTAAACGACTCATTcatagtttttttaatgaagaagaactttattgcacgacaattgtacatatggtacaatgtatagctACAACTATTACAcgaagtacaaaatagaggtataggataaaacTAAACAACCTAGTTTAATTATATTGTTTAACCATAAACAGAACCAGATACCATAAGAAACAAAAGCCTTCAAAAACACATCATCCATCTTTGAGAGTCGAGGGTCATGAAGGAAAACGTTCTCTACACAATGTGCAAAGAAGCGTAAGGAAATCAGGAGTGTGAAGAAATAATGATGCGCATACAACTCTCAAAAATAAGCCGATCAATTTCTTTAAAAGTACAAACAATTTACCAAATTCATGACAAAGCTCACTCGAAGCATACTGTGGTCATAAGAAAATCTACCTGCTTGTCTTTCATCTGAAAGACTTCGATGTGGACGAAGGAATTGTTGAAACCAAACCGGATCATCTTTGTCATCACGTCATCGTAAAAGTCCCAGATCGGTTTCTGCTGCTCGTGAGTAAGAGTGGTGGGACAGATCATGGTCACGAACCTGGCGTCCTGATCGTCATACCGGAGACTGTCCGTGATCTATGGGAATGGAAAATCACATTATATTCTTGATAGAAGACATTGTTAAAACCCTTGTCCTGGGTTGGACATACTCTTACCCCCGCCCCCCTTAATTACAAGATAACAGAATTCTATAAAATTTCTCGATGACCATCCAAAGAATGCCTTCAACTATTTGCTGGCATATATCTATCGTACGACCAATGTGACCGTGTACAAGTTTTGAACTCGACACTTACTGCCCAGTGCACGATCTGTCCATCGATGACACAGCCGTCGACAGTGTAGAAGTTCTCGGCATCTATGAAGGGTTCCACGACTACGGCATCGCGAAGAGCGAGAGGGTACTTCTTCACATCCACGTATTCCTCGTAAAAACTCCTGTGAAAAGAGTTAAACCCACTTTAAAATCATTTGAACACACATAAACACCATCACCAGTAGACTGGCCTCCAGCTGTAGTGTctgtacaaagttgtgtggACCAAGGGCTTCAGAATGAAGGTGGACGTCGCCATAGGCACCATGTGGAGGTCCGGGACTTTAACttaaatgtaaattttgtggaataaaaaacaaacataccaaATAAGATCCTAGAATACACTGGTGTTGCGTAGCAATCATTCCTATGTACACTTTCCGTATTGAATTTACTGCAAATTATCATTAAACATTGAATATTTGGTTCACGGTTAATCAAAATTTGGACACCTGAATGCGATGTTTCTCATAACACCGACCATGCATGCCCACCTGAAGAATGACGCACTCGGAGCTGAGAGGAAATTTGGGTATTTATCCCTCATTGTGCGTAGGTTCTGCAGCACGCTTGTCATTTCATCATCACTGTTCACCTTCTTCACGCCCACAGACGCGAACCCTGTCGCTGGCTTCACGAAGGCTGGAAAACCTAACAGGACGTAGTTGTATGAAAAACTCATGTTCATTATCATCAGCATATTCTCTGCACGTTCTCTATTCAGAACCGAGATATGTACAATGCAAAAATAGTGGACGTTTTGGTCACCTTCGTTGGGGCGATGCTGACTAGTTCTATTCCAAAACTAGGTGTCGCTCCAAAATTGAGGTCCCTACTAAAGTATGCTAATTTCCTCCATTCTTACCGACTTTTCTCAGGGCCTGTCTCGCATCCGTTAACATGGTAGACGAGTCCAGGTCTACCACGGCGTAGGGAGTGGTGCTGGCGGCTGGGTCCATGTATTGCCTTGTGTAAGCTTTGTTGAAAGCGAGGAAACTTGCTTCCACACTCGGACCCGGTACGCTGTGGAAGTCTCTGGCGACGGCGGAGTGGACAAACGTGGAGATGTCACTCAGAGCCAGGACGTTGTTGATACAGGCTTTCACGGTCTAGAAGAGTGTACACGATGACATTGGAGTTGCTTTTTGGCAATGCTCTCAGTGAGCAAGCCTAATAGTATAAAGGTTGGACTCTTGACTATAATACTGCTTGTCGAAGGAAGTCATGCCTTTGTTAGTGTGCGGTTACAAAATCACAATATCCCGTTTTTTAACTTTAAGCAGCCATGAACTGTCGGGCACATTACTGTATACAGTGCCATTCTGTATatgatttgaaaatgatgtaACTACTAGTAATATAAGAATACCCTTGCTCACTTACTTTCTTTACTCGCTGAACATAGTCCAATAGTCGCTCGTTGTCATCGATATTGCTAAACTCAACTTTCTGGACCTGGAAGATAAgacaaaatatatttcaattaAACAATAGGTTCTATTTGCTTCATGAGTTTGCCTATTGAAGTTGAGGCATCTACAACGACGTTAGATTACGCATACAACATCGAAATCGTCGGAGACGAAATTTTCGCGTACGATCAGAAGTCTCTTCAGATGGTATTAATGTTTTTATTCTCTATAGTACATTACACGTGCAGAGGCTTAACACCTGAAGCTCTCACAAACAACGAACAAATGCAGGTGTCACCATCCAAAGAGAAGAATGTATCTTCTCACAACCGTGTCCGAGCGGGGCTTGAACCTTGACAGACCCACCTTTACCCAATGGGCAGTTAGGctgcgagacatcaagaaaacagtacaaaatagaaagcccgaagTAAACGCCTTAGAAAACGTCaaacacagccggagcctacCCTCTGCTTGACAGCCGGAGCCTAccctccgcttggagagtatagaATACCCACCTTTACCAATGGGCAGCACAGTAACTCCTGCTGCTCCTCCGGATTTCCGTCGGAAAACGGAAGCAGAACAGACACGTCACTAGCGGTTGATGACATTGTTGAATTTGTTCGATCTTCAAATGACCAAGCAACTCCCAATTCAAGACCTGTAGTAAATACACGGCCACTAATCTTTTGAAACAAGTAACACATAGTCACCACGTAAACTGAAGGTATGTTGATGAGTTACCATCAAATATGCTGTAATCGTTACGTCAATCTGTTAATACGGGTGGAATATGGTTGAGCAGCGCAACTGTGAAATCGGGTATTCTTAAAGTCTTTGGccatgactcggccgggatcgaagtAACGACCTACCAACTGCAAGGCTGGCATTCGtctcatcaaggaggttataacctccttggtctcatTAAGCCATTGTATtggtttgattttatttattctaATTGCAagcaaaaagaaagaaattgtaaGAAATCCAAATAACCCACCTGTTATTAGATTGTATATTAGTCAGTGTAGAGCGCCGTCAGATTTTGCGAGGTTGTCCAGAATGAACCAGTGACTTGATCTAGACGTTTTCTATTGAGTACTATTATTTACATTCTTTTGTACCCTTCATACCACACGTCACATCGATCCTGTATAATGCATGTCACGTTCACCCCCAAAGGCATGAAGCGttttagtaatctccaagcagatcttgctgtggcaaatgggaaggagtNNNNNNNNNNNNNNNNNNNNNNNNNNNNNNNNNNNNNNNNNNNNNNNNNNNNNNNNNNNNNNNNNNNNNNNNNNNNNNNNNNNNNNNNNNNNNNNNNNNNAGCAAGGccataactcctctgccggctaaactctttcccatttgccacagcaagatctgcttggagattagcgtttTAGGCCTAACCGCTCCGGAAAGCAGCATTATGACCTATGGATAATCCAATTTGAAAAAAGTGacacacaaacaggtaaacCAACAATTGCTAAGTCTCTTACTCTCTGGGCCATAGATTTCGTGCCTGTAATACCATCGACGTCCTCTCGATATGGTGACGAGACCGTCGGGAGCTGACCCGCCTGCGGACAGACCGAGAATGTCTCCGGCGCGGTGACCTTGAGTGGCTGGATGAGGAGGAAcgactagtctctaccagacttcggatcgctggaaaaatcgtagaaatggaacaaatagaggagaaAGCCgaccagaggaatatagccggccagggaacagcacgcgatctgcggcattttttaaattaataaatgtataaacattgtcTCCAGTGCGTCACACAATGCTGTTGCCCCATATATACTGCATATTatagtcgtttgtggtcgtttgtggtcgtttgtggttatttgtggtcgtttgtggtgtttaggcagaccggtCCACGGCCTTCCTGAGCGCACGGTCCGCCCTCAAGTCATTGATGGTGTGACGATCTTCCACAACTGGATCGCTGAGATCTGACCACATGGTCTTGGCAGCATCTTTGACCCTGCTCCGGGCGCGCAGCTTTTCCAGGAAACGCTTCGTGTCCTCGTCCTGGCGCATGGAAATGTATTCCTCGTCCCATAGGGGAGTTTAGCGCTCGGCATTTGCCCTTGCCGTGGGGTCCAGGGTGACCCAAAACCGGTAGCAAACAGACCCGGCAGGTCTTTGGCTTGGTCATGGTAACGTAGGTTCCGGACGCAGGCCGTAGGAAGAAATAGTGCAACAAACGATTGGAAATGGAAGAGAGAGCAGTAGGGACGTCTGGACGCGTGAAGAACCGAAGAGAGAATGAGGCAGCCAGGGGGAGGTGACCGCCCACGTGGGACAGGGGCGAGACTAGTGGGAGGAGCTAGGAGCGGTGCCAGGCAGTAATTAAAGAAAATGACCCCTGTGGGACATTTTCCCGCGATTTGAGGTTATTGTCCGATGTTcgcaggtcataggtcacagaTCGTGATGTCGTTCCGAAGGTCGCGAAAGTACATGTAAGACTGTCCCTTTTATGCCTTTGGGGGAAACTATGTTAATACAGGGTGTGACGTACCATGTGAAGGCTACCAAACAATAGACAACCTTAGGACAACCACCCTTCACCATAAGTTTGTCTAACTACGAGTCAAATCACTAGCACGGTATATTCTCAACCACCTGGGCACATCCCAACTGTGCCTGCAACTATTAACAGCTCTCTCCACTGACTGACAATCGATCCGTAACAGGTGGGTTCTTCTACCTGAATCATGTAGATTTGTTACATAAAGTGATATTTGATGCATGTACGTGTATGTTGTTCTGTGGACAGTCGTCGTATCCTTGGGTGTACGGCTGTGTATCATTCGGATAGTTCCGATGCTAATGTTAATCTCTGAAATTAATAGTTAAGCCATTGGGTAAATTGTTATTGTGGTTAAGATCGTTTAGTTAGAAataatctaaaggttctgggttctaATCCCTAGCCCCCCAACGCTATGCTCTTGGGAAGGGACCTTCAGACTTTTCTTCTACATTCTACTCTGGTGAAAAAGCTCGGTTATTAAACACATCCTTACAGGCCATGCATATTCAGAAGATCAATCAATGGCAGCAAGGGAATAAGCGGTTCGACCGATGACAGAGTGGCTGCGAAATGTTATCATTTCTATGTTTTTATCTTACATATCTATCATCTTCTTTCGTGGGATCGGTCCACGATCTCCCGACCACCGGTGGCATATCCCACCAGTAACTGAACTGGCAGATCAGCTGCCAATTACTCATGATCGACTGACTGTAAAAGGTTGGCCATGGTCGGCTTTGTGTGTCAGGGGCTGAATTTTTCAACTCATTTACTTTATTGTTCAAAATACTAACTTTCAGATGTCCCGGGGTAAGTTTCCCAGAGGAGGAGGCTCTGACGTCATAGAAATAGACAACCTGCGATGCCGTACAGAGATAGGCATCAGCCAACACGAGATCGGAAAAAAGCAGGAAGTCGTCATCAGTATTCGCCTGGGGTGTGACGTGGGTAAAGCAGGGAAAAGTGATGACGTACGTGATTCCGTGAACTACAGTGATGTTTCAAAGGACGTCATCAATTACGCGGAGTCAACATCTTTTAACTTGGTGGAGAAACTAGCGACTGATGTCGCCAGAATCTGCATCGCACTCTACAAGGTATACTTACTAAATACGTTGAACGCCTTTTACTTATCACCACACGCATTCTCTGCGTACAAGTCTTTCATTGACAAACAAAATAATTCCAACTATACTATTAACAGTTACCGTCAATCAGCTCCTTGCATGTTTTTCTTGCTTTACATCCCGACTTGTCGGAGAAAAACTTTCTCACGAGCGACTATATTAAGGGGGATCACGATTCTATCATGGAACCAAACGCATGTGCAGCAAAATGCAATGTGGGTAACACGCCATGGCCAAAGCTGAAGCCTTCTGatatgcaaatcgagacaatggtcgTGACAAACGGAACTGTGTGCAGGTActagtcaggggccttcacctttgacatatagCCCATAATGCTGCACATTGCCCAAAAGTTCGCCGCACATAAGTTCGAAGAGTCGTGGACAAATCCATGCAACTGAATTTCTGCATTGCGCACTTTTATGCTGATGAGCAAATGAAATGTGATTTTATTTGACCTGTTGGTGCTGATGAGGGAAAGGacaaagtaaaagaaaacataaatgtAGATGTGTGCTTGATTTCTATTTCTAGGTTCCATGGGTCCAAGTACGAGTCCACAAACCAAAAGCCGTGCGATTCAGTGACTCCGTCGGTGTCCTGATAGAGAGAACATCAGAAGATTTCAGCGACAGTGTGGTCTATCTCTCACTCGGGTCGAACATCGAGCCCAGGAAGAACCTTAGGGACGCCATCGCCTTCTTGAAGACGaaagccttggtgctgaaggtgtCTTCATCATTTCTTACTCCGCCTCAGTTACAAACCAACCAGCCGGATATTGTCAACATGGCGGCTCAGATTCTGACGGAAATGACGCCAACACAGCTGAAAACCTTTATTTCTGAAATAGAAGAGGAGCTACTGCGCGTGCGCGATCCCAACAACAAACACGGCCCCCGAACAGTTGACCTTGACATCTCTCTCTGGGGGTCAGAAGTGCTGGAGTACAGCATTGCTGGTACGGAAGAGGGGACCAATCACAGCCCGCCTAACGGCAATAAAAAGAAGAAGGTGCCCGACCCAGACGTTCTCCGGTTCGCTCATGTGGCTGTGCCATTGGCAGAGATCTCTCCGCATCTGAAGCATCCGACCAATGGCAGCACGCTAGCCTCCATTGCCAGGGACATTACAGGTCGCGAGGATTACATCAATACGTTCCCGATTGTGGATCTCTTCCGTTAGAACTTTAAAATTCAAAAGTACAAGCATAACGATGAGCTTTCTAAATATGCTTTCCTCATTAGATGTTTTAGAGTTCCGGTATAGAAAATGGAAGTTTTTAAGCATTGATAAATCTGCTAATCAAATCTTACCTCTACCATCCCTAGATTAATTGTCGAAATGAAGTTTAAATATTGATTATTATTGACAAGAAAGGATCGATAAgcttttcaacatttcaaacttCTTGCATTGTATGTACGTAATGGTGGCAGACAGCATATCTATACGTATACTTAGCAGTATGGAATTATAGCAGTTAACGGGATTTAAGGTGCTATGCTAAGTTACCAACAGGTGAATACACGTGGAGTTTACAAGTCTACAGTACAGCGtttcaataaaccagtctataATGTCACGAGCGGGCTCCTTGCGGAGCGtataaaaattgatttttttttaatgacaacTAATGTTTTAGAATTAGAAGTCATAATATCTGCGCGAGGacgttgtttatttgtttgggcAGCTGTGGACTGACTGTAACCCTCCGAGTCACATTTTGACAGAAACGCGCCCCATCTCAAAGTTTCcacaagaaaaacaatgtgAAAGCTTTTAGAGGTATTTAATACAGTTTgtttatacccccccccccccctcacattaggcgcgattcgatcggaagactagtttacgagctctaaatgacattttcgccAGTGAgtacgtccggtgttctcacaaTCATCTTACGATTTTTaaggatcgccggcaattttcaggagtcttacgacggtcgcggtgcagcgaaacatgttcttatcataagcgacaagtcgcaggagatctccgagatcgcagagctcgttaccgagtcgcaggtcgtgcgtgcaaatcgtgcgtacctcgcaaaggtatcggtcaatagtcttgcgtcaatccaactattgaagaccgataggcgagcacagacatacttattaatcatcgagcgcaaatcggatggcgaacgcccgttagtcggacgacgttcgggcgacgttcacccgacttccgattgtttacaaatattgaatttctgggaatgtgagggtaattctaacattgtggcccctgtggcagtatgtaggctggctttgtgacacactttcctttcttgtgtcatttctattatgcccgcgcattccattcgtTGGTTAAAAAggttccgacaacaaaataagcaacatttattgatctcttgcctttttgggggaacgttttgtgttcccttgtccgcgtgcaagaggtcatgggaggttaattatcatagatttattcaccgtcgatcgcgcGAGGCTCGCttgtatgtgagggggacagattttgggcgaaaaatacgcaacaCAAGACCATCTTAAAATCTGAAAagcagccgaccttcctgcgatcgcgaagtacgtcagAAGATCGtgtataatgtgagggggttaTTAAGACTGTTTAAGGCCGTTTAAAAAAATTAGATGCGATGGTGATTTTGCATTAAAGCCAATAAGTCGGTCAAGAGCTCTTAACTAAGAAAAGGTGTATTTGAGGACGTGTCCCGGAACCCGTAGTACGATCTGAGTCATCTGACCCTAATTACTTTTGACGACGTGGTCCCACTGGTATTGCCGAAATGCGCAGTGACCCTCACAAAAGTCCTTGACCCCTGCTATACCTGCGTCCTGTCGCGAGTGGATCCTTTCTACCCCGCTCTTTTGCACGTACACGGATGGGAACATAAGGTAACTAAGCTGTCATGAGCTTGTATGTGAATTATGTAACTGCAGTGCGCTATTCCAAGTGGTGAGAACACCTAACAGTTAGTACTCACGTGGTGGCTGCAAGTTTTTAGTGAAGGACTACATTGCACATCTAACGTTAACTCTGAGTCCGTCGTCTTAGCACCTGTTCTATTTTCTAAACGCTCTTAGGGAAGACTCTCTCATATGTCctaatttgtgtgtgtgagtgggcACTGGTTGTGTGCCCTCATTTTCTCTCTGCCCTTCTTTGTCAATATGTCTCTCAAACTGGGACGGCGTATTCGGTAGTCCTAATCTTGCGTGTCCCTTGATTTGGGTCTGGCAGGTAATATTACATCATGTATGTGCTGAAGCGGTAAATTTCTGCTTTCAAGGTTTTTCAAGATAATCATATATAATCAAGTAAGGACTTCAAAGTactaccaaggacgttacatctgatgtaacgtccttggtactaCGTTGGGACTCGAACCGGAAGTAGTCGTCATACATGAAAGGAAGTCAAAGcggaggtcaaggtcaatacttaatgacgtcatttgtaccACAACCCCAGTATTCTTTGCAAAGGAAAGCCTGCACAACTAATTCAATGGAAATTTGTTGGTATTGCTTTCGGTGCGTCTGGGtttcttttcttcatgtctacctgtgtgtgtgtccccTAATATTTTGGACCCGCAATAACCCCCAAACCTATGATTgcattttcatgatatttgatttgatttgatttgatttgatttattggaattgcaaacaatacaatacacgtgGGACACAGGCAGCGATATGCTGGTGTCGTGGcccacacatgaatacatatttggtaggtggataggtcTTGGAAAGACAATTGACATCGTTTACTATGGACCAGCTGGCAGATTTTTTGCATCACTATTTCCACTTTTTATACGTTTTGTCCTGGTCATGcggtggtcttgattttttcgTGGCTGATTGGCAATATATATCAATAATAGTGCATAAAATGTAGCTGGAAAAAATAGTCACCAACAATTGCAATGACCATTAGTGTCATTAATATGATAATCGTGTAGAATAGTTcctttccttaaaagatttgtAGAACTAGCTGTTCCCCTTTTCATGTTTATTTGGTGTCCTTATGTTTTTGTGGCATATAGCTTTTGACGTCAGGGAGAATAGCTGTAGGTTTGGACCATCTAGAAGCTAGTACTGTTCTTTTTTGCTGCATAACTTCAACCATTGGCATTGCAAGCTACGATTAGAAAACTACATTCTTCGCAAGACCAAAATCCAAAAGTGGCGAGCACATTTTTATTTAGCTGTCTGTTCATATCAAAGATACGCCAATGCTATATATAAAAGCAGACTGGACCAGGTGAACAGTGAATGGTGACCAGTCTATCCGCGCAAAGATATCCTTATTAGGTCCTACTTTTTTCTAATGACATACCAGTTCTAGTGCACTCGGTTTCTGTTGCACTACGGTCGTTGTTTCCAGCCTCTGAAGTGCAATATAACCTATATgccatcagaaaaaaagaagaagaaatgtacAGAGCCTGTCATAAAAGACAGACAAGTACATCACAAACCATTTGTTTAGGGTCAAAGAGTAGTAGATATATGGTGAAACTATGTTCACATACCTGTTTTTCAAAAGCAAAGTCCAAACGTGGGTTGGAGATAGACAACTGTTGGATCTTAGTTGAAGCAGAAGGTTTCACGTTACCGTGAACTTCGATGCCAGGCTGGGCCGGCGTGTGTGTTAGAAATGTGTTGTCTTCTCTCAAATTTCGAGAGCGGTTTCCATGACAATCACTACGGCACAACAGGTGGGCGTGTCAGCACAACACTTCCAGAAGCGGTTAGACTCGTTGAGTGTAAGGTCAGGTCTCCTGTCGGCTTTTTCCGGTATTGCAGGGTCACTCCTTGTGTTTGAATTTTCGTCATGGACATGCTGTTGTCTTGATTTTGGGTGGCTTGATTAATTTTTGCACAGGATAAAAATAGAAACTTAAAGCTCTAAATACGTCACGGAGGTATGGAATCTCCTAACTCTCGTTCTTGCTTTGCTTTTCTTGCTACAAAAGTACAAGGTATCCCCCTCTGCGGCAACTCAATGTAACCATATCGTTAACGTTGAAAACGTCATTTTGTTGCAGAGAAAGAACGTGACATCAATGTCAGAGATGACCCAGGAAATAGTGGACGAAAACATACACAGGTATGATTTCTTAAATCCTTGCTGTCTTCTTTTCACCGATTGGCATGGAAAACTTTTGAACTTACCGCTGAGGACTTCTAGGAAACCATCTCACTTTACTTGTTTTCTTTAAGACTGGTTCGACAGACTAATAAAGCCCTTTTCCGCATATTCTAGTGAGGTTGAGCGACTAGTGCAGCTGTACGATCTACTGCCACATCCGGAGGGAGGCTGGTTTAAAGAGACTTTCAAGTCAACGGTTCATTGTCAGGTAGGTACGTGAGtaagtgtgagtgagtgagtgagtgagtgagtgtgtgagtgagtgagtgagtgagtgagtgagtgagtgagtgagtgagtgagtgagtgagtgagtgagtgagtgagtgagtgagtgagtgagtgaactagtgtacAACATAACCCGAGTAGTATGgtatatgatatttgatataagCTATATGCACATATGTTAACCTTTGGATTACGTACTTGGactttctttccaacagaaTGAACACCTTCACGGGAACAAAGATTCCAGGGTTGCCACAGTTTGTTACTACCTCCTACCAAAGAATGGTATGTCCCACTGGCACCGGCTGGCCTCAGACGAGATCTGGCTGTACCACGACGGCGGGTGCCTCAAGGTCTCTGTtcttgttactctgtgacggaggATCATATAGTTGTTGTGCGATCTGATGTGTggtggcatgtcgtctgcacgcagttgcgcgatgatgcacgttTTTCTGTAGCTGTTTTGATAATcgttgtaataatttcagaaatcccTATATTCCTGGCATTGTGCAGGCCGTGTGGTTTGGGGGTTTGTTGACTTTTTCATTACATCGCATAGAAGTACATTTT encodes the following:
- the LOC118412197 gene encoding folic acid synthesis protein FOL1-like — protein: MSRGKFPRGGGSDVIEIDNLRCRTEIGISQHEIGKKQEVVISIRLGCDVGKAGKSDDVRDSVNYSDVSKDVINYAESTSFNLVEKLATDVARICIALYKVPWVQVRVHKPKAVRFSDSVGVLIERTSEDFSDSVVYLSLGSNIEPRKNLRDAIAFLKTKALVLKVSSSFLTPPQLQTNQPDIVNMAAQILTEMTPTQLKTFISEIEEELLRVRDPNNKHGPRTVDLDISLWGSEVLEYSIAGTEEGTNHSPPNGNKKKKVPDPDVLRFAHVAVPLAEISPHLKHPTNGSTLASIARDITGREDYINTFPIVDLFR
- the LOC118412196 gene encoding uncharacterized protein LOC118412196; translation: MSSTASDVSVLLPFSDGNPEEQQELLCCPLVKVQKVEFSNIDDNERLLDYVQRVKKTVKACINNVLALSDISTFVHSAVARDFHSVPGPSVEASFLAFNKAYTRQYMDPAASTTPYAVVDLDSSTMLTDARQALRKVGFPAFVKPATGFASVGVKKVNSDDEMTSVLQNLRTMRDKYPNFLSAPSASFFRSFYEEYVDVKKYPLALRDAVVVEPFIDAENFYTVDGCVIDGQIVHWAITDSLRYDDQDARFVTMICPTTLTHEQQKPIWDFYDDVMTKMIRFGFNNSFVHIEVFQMKDKQLKLIEVNARASRHHQSLYSVCFENGRMDYVSLSSGHGIRHAPPVPTGKHGIMYLVKFQELERAGNLMDFGQIDKLRTDPNVRFILTAGPDEEVTDFFGSTGAHFCIVLAFGNTRTAAIGKLADVLRLTVKKPEKLTYPISYETRSLREKRSSGGFMTATM
- the LOC118412198 gene encoding uncharacterized protein LOC118412198 isoform X2; translated protein: MSEMTQEIVDENIHSEVERLVQLYDLLPHPEGGWFKETFKSTVHCQNEHLHGNKDSRVATVCYYLLPKNGMSHWHRLASDEIWLYHDGGCLKVHMIDEKGVYSSAVLGSSLEHPEARYGVLVPAEVWLAAEPTNGGNFSFISCMVAPGFEWKGFEMGREEDLVKSFPHLADIIRPYCQS